Proteins from a genomic interval of Prevotella sp. E13-27:
- a CDS encoding glycosyltransferase family 4 protein — translation MKIGIEAQRIFRANKHGMDYVVLQEILQLQQIDCENEYFIFVKPGPDRCVKDSANVHIVELSTPSYPLWEQWALPRAAKKAGVELLHCTSNTAPIWCDIPLVLTLHDIIFLEPRDKNNKSLYQNMGWLYRRLVVPRILHKCQRIITVSNFELKNIVDKLQIPESRMAMIYNGYNEWFRPIEDTKDIYKKYIKEKGFIFFLGNTDPKKNTERTLVAYAKYLKQSKVKRPLLMADLDRQFLEDIIKRNDIEIIREYLHLPGYIPNSDLPYIYNDAFAFLYTSLRESFGIPLLEGMACGTPVITSNTSSMPEIGGKDAILINPEKSDEIAEMLLRLETDEVFYNEKRAVGLQRAQLFSWRHTAEQLLSLYHDLAK, via the coding sequence ATGAAAATTGGCATTGAAGCACAGCGTATATTCCGCGCAAACAAACACGGAATGGATTATGTGGTGCTGCAGGAGATTCTACAGCTGCAGCAGATTGATTGCGAGAACGAGTATTTCATCTTCGTTAAGCCTGGTCCCGACCGCTGTGTGAAAGATTCTGCCAATGTACATATCGTGGAACTCAGCACGCCCAGCTATCCCCTTTGGGAACAGTGGGCGCTACCGAGAGCTGCGAAGAAAGCTGGAGTAGAATTACTCCATTGCACGAGTAACACAGCCCCAATATGGTGCGACATACCACTTGTTCTCACTCTTCACGACATTATTTTTCTTGAGCCACGTGATAAAAACAACAAGTCACTATATCAAAACATGGGATGGCTCTACCGTCGCCTTGTAGTTCCACGCATACTGCATAAGTGCCAACGTATAATTACAGTTTCGAACTTCGAGTTAAAGAACATCGTTGACAAGCTACAGATACCGGAAAGCCGCATGGCGATGATCTATAATGGCTATAACGAATGGTTCCGCCCTATTGAAGACACGAAGGACATCTACAAAAAATATATCAAGGAGAAAGGCTTCATATTCTTCTTAGGCAATACAGACCCGAAGAAGAACACTGAGCGCACACTCGTGGCATACGCCAAATATCTGAAACAGTCAAAGGTGAAGCGCCCATTACTCATGGCAGACCTTGACCGCCAGTTCCTAGAGGACATCATCAAGCGCAACGACATAGAGATTATTCGCGAATACCTTCATCTGCCAGGATATATTCCCAACAGCGACCTGCCATACATCTATAATGACGCCTTTGCGTTTTTATACACTTCGCTACGTGAAAGTTTCGGCATTCCCCTTTTGGAAGGCATGGCATGCGGCACTCCTGTTATCACGAGCAACACATCATCGATGCCAGAGATTGGCGGTAAAGATGCCATACTCATTAATCCGGAAAAGTCAGACGAGATAGCAGAGATGCTGTTACGCTTAGAGACTGATGAGGTCTTCTACAACGAAAAACGCGCCGTAGGACTACAGCGCGCTCAATTATTCTCTTGGCGTCACACGGCAGAACAACTGTTATCGCTCTACCATGATTTAGCCAAATAA
- a CDS encoding MBL fold metallo-hydrolase — MKISFLGTGTSCGVPVIGCQCKVCTSHDPRDRRLRCSIVVETEQTRLLVDIGPDFREQILPMPFRRIDGILITHAHYDHVGGMDDIRPYCQFGEINVYGDALACKGMLQMLPYCFAEHRYPGVPAIGLHEITPGEPLHFGDIPVMPFEVMHGKLPILGYRFGCNFAYITDMKTIDDSQMPLLEGVDTLVVNALRFDKPHHSHQLVDDAVSFARRVGARRTLLTHMCHDVGLHEEVNRLLPEGVELAYDGQVLEV, encoded by the coding sequence ATGAAAATATCTTTTCTCGGAACCGGAACCTCTTGTGGAGTGCCAGTCATAGGCTGTCAGTGTAAGGTTTGTACGAGCCATGATCCACGTGATAGGCGTCTGCGCTGTTCCATTGTCGTAGAGACTGAGCAGACACGTCTGCTCGTTGATATAGGTCCCGATTTCCGCGAACAGATACTTCCCATGCCATTCCGCCGAATAGACGGCATCCTCATCACACATGCTCATTATGACCATGTGGGTGGCATGGACGATATACGTCCCTATTGTCAGTTTGGCGAGATAAATGTATATGGCGATGCATTGGCATGTAAGGGTATGCTTCAGATGCTACCATATTGTTTTGCTGAGCATCGCTACCCAGGAGTGCCTGCCATCGGCCTACATGAGATTACTCCTGGTGAGCCACTTCATTTTGGCGATATTCCCGTTATGCCTTTCGAGGTGATGCATGGCAAGCTGCCCATCCTTGGCTATCGTTTCGGCTGTAATTTCGCATATATCACCGACATGAAGACGATTGATGATAGTCAGATGCCTTTGCTTGAAGGTGTTGATACTCTTGTTGTCAACGCTTTACGTTTTGACAAGCCTCATCACTCCCACCAGCTTGTAGATGATGCCGTGTCATTTGCCAGAAGGGTAGGGGCACGTCGTACGCTGCTCACACACATGTGCCACGATGTCGGTCTTCATGAAGAAGTAAACCGTCTCCTTCCTGAAGGCGTTGAGCTCGCATACGACGGTCAGGTGTTAGAGGTTTGA
- the ruvX gene encoding Holliday junction resolvase RuvX, giving the protein MARILSIDYGRKRTGLAVTDPLQIIAGGLATVSTSELFDWLKAYVAKETVERIVIGEPRQLDGSPSENLARVQQFVNRWRKAMPEVPIEFYDERFTSALAHQAMLDGGLKKKARQNKALVDEISATIILEDYMRSRK; this is encoded by the coding sequence TTGGCCCGAATCCTTTCTATAGACTACGGACGTAAGCGTACAGGACTGGCAGTCACCGATCCGCTACAGATTATTGCTGGCGGATTGGCGACTGTTTCTACTTCTGAACTCTTTGATTGGCTGAAGGCATACGTTGCGAAAGAGACTGTTGAGCGTATCGTTATTGGCGAACCACGCCAGCTCGATGGCTCGCCCAGTGAGAATCTTGCTCGTGTGCAGCAGTTTGTGAACCGTTGGCGCAAGGCAATGCCTGAAGTACCCATTGAGTTCTACGACGAGAGATTTACATCGGCTTTGGCCCATCAGGCCATGCTCGATGGAGGGCTAAAAAAGAAAGCCCGACAGAACAAGGCGCTAGTTGATGAGATTAGTGCAACAATTATTCTTGAGGACTACATGCGTAGTCGAAAATAA
- a CDS encoding AAA family ATPase: MGNITKIVLTGGPCAGKTSALVRVIEHFSSLGFKVFTIPEVPTIFTQAGMDYLTKNRGFFYEGEKATLEIQLALEEKFTRMAQECAEDCLIICDRGTMDISAYMTPETWEEITRAVGTSSPELRQRYDAVLHLVSAADGAEQFYTTANNASRNESNDEEGLRIARGLDKKVIKAWTGHPHLRVINNDEDFDKKMTRVLKEISDVLSLPQPIVDERKYIVEVIGEIPEDCATSEITQCYLVGESGAEVRLRRRIWQGKVVNIHTTRKRISETEEIVTERQINNSLYEMMLALADPERMPIHKLRKSFIWKGQYFELDFYKDQLDGLVILETKGITEHKSVKFPPFIQVKEDITCSTKYYNYNLAKKK; the protein is encoded by the coding sequence ATGGGTAACATAACAAAAATTGTACTTACCGGCGGTCCTTGCGCTGGCAAAACATCGGCATTAGTGCGCGTTATTGAACATTTCTCAAGCCTTGGATTCAAGGTTTTCACTATTCCTGAAGTGCCCACAATTTTCACTCAGGCAGGCATGGACTATCTGACTAAAAACCGAGGTTTCTTCTATGAAGGTGAGAAAGCCACTCTTGAGATACAGCTGGCACTTGAAGAGAAGTTCACACGCATGGCACAAGAGTGTGCCGAGGATTGTCTCATCATCTGTGACCGCGGTACGATGGATATCTCAGCTTACATGACACCTGAGACATGGGAAGAGATAACACGCGCCGTTGGCACCTCAAGCCCAGAACTGCGTCAGCGCTATGATGCCGTCCTTCATCTTGTATCGGCTGCCGATGGTGCAGAGCAGTTCTACACCACTGCCAACAATGCATCGCGCAATGAGTCTAACGACGAGGAGGGCCTGCGCATTGCCCGTGGTCTTGACAAGAAAGTCATCAAAGCATGGACAGGACACCCACACCTACGTGTCATAAACAATGACGAGGACTTTGACAAGAAGATGACACGCGTTCTGAAGGAGATCTCCGACGTGCTCAGTCTGCCACAACCCATTGTAGATGAACGCAAATACATCGTTGAAGTCATAGGCGAGATACCCGAAGACTGCGCTACGAGTGAAATCACACAATGCTATCTTGTTGGTGAGTCTGGTGCTGAGGTTCGTCTGCGTCGTCGTATCTGGCAGGGCAAGGTTGTAAACATACACACAACACGCAAACGCATATCAGAGACTGAAGAAATTGTCACTGAACGTCAGATAAACAACAGTCTCTATGAGATGATGCTCGCTCTTGCAGACCCTGAGCGCATGCCTATCCACAAACTGCGTAAGAGTTTTATCTGGAAAGGACAGTATTTCGAGCTCGACTTCTATAAAGACCAACTTGACGGACTTGTCATCCTCGAGACGAAGGGCATCACCGAACACAAATCGGTGAAATTTCCACCATTCATCCAAGTAAAGGAGGATATCACCTGCAGCACGAAGTACTACAACTATAATTTGGCAAAGAAGAAATAA
- the def gene encoding peptide deformylase gives MILPIYIYGQPVLRKVAEDIPADYPDLAKFLDDMRETLAASEGIGLAAPQVGRDVRVVIIDLDVLSDDMPEYKGFKRAFINPHIIEYDETNMESMEEGCLSLPAIHEKVKRPTRIRVQWLDEEMNAHDEWIEGYLARVMQHEFDHLDGKMFIDRVSPLRRQLISSKLKALVNGRYRCGYKTKPVRR, from the coding sequence ATGATATTACCTATTTATATATATGGACAGCCTGTCCTGAGAAAAGTAGCTGAAGATATTCCTGCCGACTATCCCGACTTGGCGAAGTTTCTTGACGATATGCGTGAGACACTTGCTGCATCGGAAGGTATAGGATTGGCAGCACCGCAGGTGGGACGCGATGTGCGCGTGGTCATCATTGACCTCGATGTTCTTAGCGATGACATGCCTGAATATAAAGGTTTCAAACGTGCTTTCATCAATCCTCATATCATTGAATATGATGAGACCAACATGGAGTCGATGGAAGAGGGATGTCTCTCTTTGCCGGCAATTCATGAGAAGGTGAAGCGCCCTACACGTATTCGTGTCCAGTGGCTTGATGAGGAGATGAATGCTCACGATGAGTGGATAGAAGGCTATCTGGCTCGAGTCATGCAACATGAGTTTGACCACCTCGATGGTAAGATGTTTATTGATCGTGTGTCGCCACTTCGCCGACAGCTCATCAGTAGCAAACTGAAGGCACTTGTCAATGGACGCTATCGTTGTGGCTATAAGACAAAGCCTGTAAGAAGGTAA
- a CDS encoding DUF4348 domain-containing protein, with protein MILFSCDKQKGGSAVVSETAIADSVSADSIKSVAEEASMPVGADELFDDFFFNFASNQMQQRERVVFPLPVDDGKNTRVIQRRQWKLEPFFMNQDCYTLFFDSPSQMELVRDTTVSDVVVERFYFDKSIVEQFLFSRKSGRWMLHKIIWQAMAHNANAQFMKFYQQFVSDSLFQHKSLASQIEFSGPDPEDDFSTIDGVITPDFWDAFRPDLPKDRLYNIVYGHQNPGSTQKIILLRGIANGLEVEMTFRLQKGHWKLTKLLT; from the coding sequence ATGATTCTTTTTTCGTGTGACAAGCAGAAAGGTGGTTCGGCTGTCGTGAGTGAGACAGCCATTGCTGACAGCGTATCAGCTGACAGCATAAAATCTGTGGCAGAAGAGGCCTCAATGCCTGTCGGTGCCGATGAACTGTTTGACGATTTCTTTTTTAATTTCGCTTCTAATCAGATGCAACAAAGGGAACGTGTGGTTTTTCCATTGCCTGTAGATGATGGTAAAAACACTCGTGTGATACAGCGTCGTCAATGGAAACTAGAGCCATTCTTCATGAATCAGGATTGCTACACGCTGTTCTTCGATTCGCCATCACAGATGGAACTTGTTCGTGACACTACTGTCTCTGATGTTGTGGTTGAGCGATTCTACTTTGACAAGAGTATCGTGGAGCAGTTTCTGTTCAGTCGCAAGAGTGGTCGCTGGATGCTACATAAAATAATTTGGCAGGCGATGGCACATAATGCTAATGCTCAGTTCATGAAGTTCTATCAGCAGTTTGTCAGCGATTCGTTGTTCCAGCACAAGAGCCTTGCAAGTCAGATAGAGTTCTCTGGTCCTGATCCCGAGGATGACTTCTCGACTATTGACGGTGTTATTACTCCTGATTTCTGGGATGCGTTCCGTCCTGATCTTCCTAAAGACAGATTATACAATATTGTATATGGTCATCAGAATCCTGGTTCAACTCAGAAAATCATTCTGCTTCGTGGCATTGCCAACGGACTGGAGGTGGAGATGACGTTCCGCCTACAGAAAGGACACTGGAAACTGACTAAACTGTTGACATAA
- a CDS encoding SPOR domain-containing protein, with amino-acid sequence MKKYMLLSAGLCLALVLTGCKSKESAYKQAYEKAKAAESAQAHEAAIEETPTVVATETPVVTPVQTRPVTQTKVVDNADNVRVTEERVSVVSGNGLRNFSVVVGSFSIIANAEGLQQKLKNQGYDAQIVKNEQKNMYRVVATTFDDKASAAQSRDELIGTYAGAWLLYNVK; translated from the coding sequence ATGAAAAAGTACATGTTGTTGAGTGCAGGTCTTTGCCTTGCATTGGTTCTCACAGGTTGTAAGTCAAAGGAGAGTGCATATAAGCAGGCTTATGAGAAAGCCAAGGCTGCTGAGAGCGCTCAGGCTCATGAGGCTGCTATCGAGGAAACTCCTACAGTTGTTGCAACAGAGACTCCAGTGGTTACCCCTGTTCAGACACGTCCTGTTACTCAGACAAAGGTTGTGGATAACGCTGACAATGTTCGTGTTACAGAGGAGCGCGTTTCTGTAGTAAGTGGTAATGGACTGCGCAACTTCAGCGTTGTAGTAGGTTCTTTCTCTATCATCGCAAATGCCGAAGGTCTTCAGCAGAAACTTAAGAATCAGGGCTATGATGCACAGATTGTAAAGAACGAGCAGAAGAACATGTATCGTGTCGTTGCAACAACATTTGACGACAAGGCATCAGCAGCACAGAGCCGTGACGAGCTCATCGGTACCTATGCTGGCGCATGGTTGCTTTATAATGTAAAATAA
- a CDS encoding flotillin family protein gives MEEQLYYLIGAGVVLVAVILFISYVKAPPSFAFIISGLSKQPRVLIGKGGFRIPFFERLDRVYLGQITVDIKTEESVPTNDFINVDVDAVAKIRVTPDSEGTRLAAKNFLNMTPDEIAAQLQDSLQGNMREIIGTLDLRSLNTDRDGFSDQVMAKASPDMAKLGIDIISCNIQNVTDREGLIKDLGADNTAKIKKDAAINRAVAERDVKIEVSKADKESNDARVDADTAIAIKNNELALKRAALKKEADTAQADADAAYAIQQQEQQKTINIKTVEAEIEKTKREQVLSREQIEIKQNQLAAEVEKKADADKYKVEIDAQADLEQRKRVAEAQKYEAEQKALAQNAESDATRYRLEQEAAGIKAKGEAEAYAIQKKGEAEALAMDKKAEAYKKYNNAAVIQMMIEVLPQVVENVAKPISSIKDVHVYSGGQDSGAGVASMSGGVPVAIKQAFDVLKTATGVDMADIMRAGTLEAKTTRNINLNDEAADAVNNIIGKDKK, from the coding sequence ATGGAAGAACAATTGTATTATTTGATTGGAGCAGGCGTAGTCCTGGTCGCAGTGATTCTTTTCATTTCCTATGTCAAGGCACCGCCTTCATTCGCGTTTATCATTTCAGGTCTGTCTAAGCAACCACGTGTGCTCATTGGTAAGGGCGGATTCCGCATCCCTTTCTTTGAGCGACTAGACCGTGTATATCTCGGTCAGATTACCGTAGATATCAAGACGGAGGAGAGCGTTCCTACCAACGACTTCATCAATGTCGATGTTGATGCCGTTGCGAAGATTCGTGTTACTCCCGACAGCGAGGGTACCCGCCTTGCAGCGAAGAACTTCCTGAACATGACTCCCGATGAGATTGCTGCTCAGTTGCAGGATTCACTTCAGGGTAACATGCGTGAAATCATTGGTACTCTCGACCTGCGTTCACTTAACACCGATCGTGATGGATTCTCTGATCAGGTGATGGCAAAGGCTTCTCCCGATATGGCTAAGTTGGGTATTGACATTATATCTTGTAATATTCAGAACGTTACCGACCGTGAAGGACTTATCAAGGACCTCGGTGCTGATAACACTGCTAAGATTAAGAAAGATGCCGCAATCAACCGTGCCGTTGCTGAGCGTGACGTAAAGATTGAGGTTTCAAAGGCTGACAAGGAGTCTAACGATGCACGTGTAGATGCTGATACAGCTATCGCAATCAAGAACAATGAGCTGGCTCTTAAGCGTGCTGCGCTGAAGAAAGAGGCTGATACTGCTCAGGCTGATGCCGATGCCGCATATGCTATCCAGCAGCAGGAGCAGCAGAAGACCATCAATATTAAGACTGTTGAGGCTGAGATCGAGAAGACTAAGCGTGAGCAAGTGCTTTCTCGTGAGCAGATTGAAATCAAGCAGAACCAGCTGGCGGCAGAAGTGGAGAAAAAGGCTGATGCTGATAAGTATAAGGTGGAGATTGATGCTCAGGCTGATCTCGAGCAGCGCAAGCGTGTTGCTGAGGCTCAGAAGTATGAGGCAGAGCAGAAGGCTCTCGCTCAGAATGCAGAGTCTGATGCTACTCGTTATCGCTTAGAGCAGGAAGCAGCAGGTATAAAGGCTAAGGGTGAGGCTGAGGCTTACGCCATCCAGAAGAAGGGTGAGGCTGAGGCTCTTGCCATGGATAAGAAGGCCGAGGCTTATAAGAAGTATAACAATGCTGCTGTGATTCAGATGATGATTGAGGTTCTGCCTCAGGTCGTTGAAAACGTTGCTAAGCCAATATCTTCTATCAAGGATGTCCATGTTTACAGTGGCGGTCAGGATTCAGGTGCCGGTGTTGCTTCAATGAGCGGTGGAGTGCCTGTTGCTATAAAGCAGGCTTTCGATGTGTTGAAGACTGCTACTGGTGTTGATATGGCTGACATCATGCGTGCTGGTACTCTTGAGGCGAAGACAACTCGTAACATCAACCTCAACGACGAAGCTGCTGATGCTGTCAATAACATCATCGGAAAAGATAAGAAGTAA
- a CDS encoding phage holin family protein, protein MLSSDKNVENIAQLIEVLRHFLELQTEYGKLTIIDKVVRLLTALALAILFVILIVAVLMFFWLGTAYWLSGFIGLTASFFAVSGAHLLLLTMFFVFRKSWIERPLVKFLANILMS, encoded by the coding sequence ATGTTGTCGAGCGACAAGAACGTTGAGAACATAGCACAACTCATTGAGGTGCTGAGACATTTTCTTGAGCTACAAACCGAATACGGAAAGCTCACGATAATAGACAAGGTGGTACGTCTGCTGACGGCACTCGCCCTTGCCATATTGTTCGTCATCCTCATTGTAGCTGTGTTAATGTTCTTCTGGCTCGGAACAGCATATTGGCTGTCAGGTTTTATCGGTCTGACAGCATCATTCTTTGCTGTATCAGGAGCACATCTGCTCCTACTAACAATGTTTTTCGTGTTCCGCAAGTCTTGGATAGAGCGTCCGCTCGTCAAGTTCCTTGCCAACATACTTATGAGTTAA
- a CDS encoding YtxH domain-containing protein: MKSLGYIGAFLGGAIAGAALGVLMAPEKGSDTREKITDAIDDFMRKHNIKLNRRDVGDLVDDIADATEE, from the coding sequence ATGAAAAGTCTAGGTTACATTGGCGCATTCTTGGGCGGTGCTATCGCCGGTGCTGCACTTGGTGTATTGATGGCTCCTGAAAAGGGCAGTGATACAAGAGAAAAAATTACCGATGCCATTGATGATTTCATGCGTAAGCACAACATTAAGCTTAACCGCAGGGACGTCGGTGATTTGGTTGACGATATTGCAGACGCAACAGAAGAATAA
- the pheS gene encoding phenylalanine--tRNA ligase subunit alpha: MALLDKIDELLKEVETLSAKNAEDVEQLRLKYLSKKGEITALMNDFRNVAADEKKTVGMKINELKTLATERINQLREDVQTQDTGEEAIDLTRTPYPIQLGTRHPLTIVTNEIIDIFSRMGFVLADGPEVEDDLHIFTKMNFAADHPARDMQDTFFVSQHPNDVTKNILLRSHTSSVQARVMEQMHTEDGKLTAPIRVICPGRVYRNEAITARAHCFFHQVEGLYIDKNVSFTDLKQVLLSFAKEMFGADTKIRLRPSYFPFTEPSAEMDISCFICGGEGCGFCKHTGWVEILGCGMVDPNVLEQCGIDSSIYSGYAFGMGVERITNLKYKVNDLRLFSENDTQFLREFEAAD; the protein is encoded by the coding sequence ATGGCATTACTTGACAAAATAGACGAACTTCTAAAAGAAGTGGAAACACTGAGTGCAAAAAATGCAGAGGATGTGGAACAGCTTCGCCTGAAGTATCTCAGCAAGAAGGGTGAGATAACAGCCCTTATGAATGATTTCCGCAACGTAGCAGCCGACGAGAAGAAAACCGTTGGCATGAAAATCAACGAACTTAAGACACTGGCAACGGAACGCATCAACCAGTTGCGCGAAGACGTACAGACACAGGACACTGGTGAAGAGGCAATAGACCTTACACGTACGCCCTACCCTATTCAGTTGGGCACACGCCATCCGCTAACAATCGTCACCAACGAGATTATCGACATCTTCTCTCGCATGGGCTTTGTTCTGGCTGATGGCCCAGAGGTAGAGGATGACCTGCATATCTTTACAAAGATGAACTTTGCTGCTGATCACCCAGCACGCGACATGCAGGACACCTTCTTTGTTTCACAGCATCCTAACGACGTGACAAAGAACATTTTGCTCCGTTCACACACATCAAGTGTTCAGGCACGTGTGATGGAGCAGATGCATACCGAGGACGGCAAACTTACAGCTCCCATCCGCGTCATCTGCCCTGGACGTGTGTATCGTAACGAGGCCATTACAGCTCGCGCTCACTGTTTCTTCCATCAGGTGGAAGGCCTTTATATTGACAAGAACGTGTCGTTCACCGACCTGAAGCAGGTGCTTCTGAGCTTTGCAAAGGAGATGTTTGGAGCTGACACGAAGATTCGTCTTCGCCCAAGCTACTTCCCATTCACAGAACCATCAGCAGAGATGGATATCTCATGTTTCATCTGTGGCGGTGAAGGCTGTGGTTTCTGCAAGCATACTGGATGGGTTGAGATTTTGGGTTGCGGCATGGTCGATCCCAATGTACTCGAACAGTGTGGCATTGATTCAAGCATCTACAGCGGTTATGCCTTCGGTATGGGTGTGGAGCGTATCACTAACCTAAAGTACAAGGTTAACGACCTGCGCCTGTTCTCAGAGAACGACACACAGTTCCTGCGTGAGTTTGAGGCAGCAGACTAA
- the murB gene encoding UDP-N-acetylmuramate dehydrogenase: protein MKEIENYSLLAHNTFAIDASCSRYVEYSSIEEARQVAMQLVEPFLIIGGGSNLLLTRDYEGTVVRSAIKGCEIVSQTDSEVLVRVGSGEEWDAIVAKFVEHGWHGAENLSLIPGDVGATAVQNIGAYGAEACDIIKEVEMVRISTGEVVTVAAADCHYGYRQSRFKKEWKNSFLITHVTYCLQRSFHPQLDYGNILSELQRRGIAHPTAAQLREVIISIRREKLPDPKVEGNAGSFFMNPVVSREKFESLLELYPQMPHYHVDEQHEKIPAGWMIDQCGWKGRTVGRAGVHVRQALVLVNRGGATGREIVDLCDAIRKDVFDRFGIDIQPEVNII, encoded by the coding sequence ATGAAAGAGATAGAGAACTATAGCCTTTTGGCCCATAACACTTTTGCCATTGATGCTAGTTGTAGCCGTTATGTAGAATACTCGTCAATAGAGGAAGCACGACAGGTGGCTATGCAACTTGTTGAGCCGTTCTTGATTATTGGTGGTGGCAGTAATCTGTTGCTGACTCGCGACTATGAAGGAACTGTAGTTCGTTCTGCTATAAAGGGTTGTGAGATTGTTAGTCAGACCGATAGCGAAGTTCTCGTTCGCGTGGGTAGCGGAGAAGAATGGGATGCTATTGTGGCAAAGTTTGTTGAACACGGTTGGCATGGTGCCGAGAACCTATCACTTATTCCAGGTGACGTGGGCGCTACTGCTGTACAGAACATCGGAGCGTATGGTGCCGAAGCATGTGATATCATAAAAGAGGTGGAGATGGTGCGCATCAGCACTGGCGAGGTCGTAACCGTCGCTGCTGCCGACTGCCATTACGGCTATCGTCAGAGCCGATTCAAGAAGGAATGGAAAAACAGCTTCTTAATCACTCATGTCACTTATTGCCTGCAGCGCTCTTTCCACCCTCAGCTTGATTACGGAAATATTCTCTCTGAGCTTCAGCGACGTGGCATCGCTCACCCCACGGCAGCACAGCTGCGCGAGGTGATAATTTCTATACGTCGCGAAAAACTTCCTGACCCAAAAGTTGAAGGCAACGCTGGCAGCTTCTTTATGAATCCTGTGGTTAGTCGCGAAAAGTTTGAGTCGTTGTTGGAACTATATCCTCAGATGCCTCATTATCATGTTGACGAACAGCATGAGAAGATTCCTGCCGGTTGGATGATTGACCAGTGTGGTTGGAAAGGTCGTACAGTAGGACGCGCAGGAGTACATGTTCGTCAGGCATTAGTCCTTGTTAACCGTGGCGGTGCCACAGGCCGTGAGATTGTTGACCTCTGTGATGCTATCCGTAAGGATGTCTTCGACCGCTTCGGCATTGATATCCAGCCCGAAGTAAACATCATATAA